A genomic region of Janthinobacterium lividum contains the following coding sequences:
- a CDS encoding NIPSNAP family protein, translating to MITCYLRYIIDPYKLREFEAYGKLWIPLVERFGGQHHGYFLPSEGASNVALAMFSFPSLALYEQYRSDSMQDAECQAAFRYAEETRCIVSYERSFFRPVFG from the coding sequence ATGATCACCTGTTACCTGCGTTACATCATCGACCCGTATAAATTGCGGGAATTCGAAGCCTACGGCAAGCTGTGGATACCGCTGGTCGAACGTTTCGGCGGCCAGCACCACGGCTACTTTTTACCCTCCGAAGGCGCCAGCAACGTGGCGCTGGCCATGTTCTCGTTCCCCAGCCTGGCTTTGTACGAGCAGTACCGCAGCGACTCGATGCAGGACGCCGAATGCCAGGCCGCCTTCCGCTACGCCGAGGAGACGCGCTGCATCGTCAGCTACGAGCGCAGTTTTTTCCGCCCCGTGTTTGGCTGA
- a CDS encoding GNAT family N-acetyltransferase — MTILTTARLRLEPITEQHYERMRTLNTDPEVMTYLNAGQPETEENTRAAVTRITGRWAEWGYSWWALIRLDDGEMVGMACLQHLDGDKTKPHEIGWRLARTGWGQGYASEAAAAIIAHAFDVVGAPAVVAVAHPDNAASIKVMTRLGMQYVGMGRHYDLDCVVYRLARP; from the coding sequence ATGACCATACTGACGACGGCGCGCCTGCGCCTTGAACCGATCACCGAGCAGCACTACGAGCGCATGCGCACCCTCAACACGGATCCCGAGGTGATGACCTATCTGAATGCGGGCCAGCCCGAGACGGAAGAAAATACGCGCGCGGCCGTCACGCGCATCACGGGCCGCTGGGCCGAGTGGGGCTATTCGTGGTGGGCGCTGATACGCCTCGATGATGGCGAGATGGTGGGCATGGCTTGCCTGCAGCATCTCGATGGCGACAAGACTAAACCGCATGAAATCGGCTGGCGCCTGGCGCGTACAGGCTGGGGCCAGGGCTATGCCAGCGAGGCGGCTGCCGCCATCATCGCACATGCCTTCGATGTCGTCGGCGCGCCCGCAGTGGTGGCCGTGGCCCATCCGGACAATGCCGCCTCGATCAAGGTCATGACGCGCCTGGGCATGCAATACGTGGGCATGGGGCGCCATTACGACCTCGATTGCGTCGTGTACCGCCTGGCACGCCCGTGA
- a CDS encoding glutathione S-transferase family protein, producing the protein MSLILYGHPFSSYTQKVLIALYENAIPFSFRCLAPDMPQHLQQWLERWPLRKFPLLVDGERNVAETSIIIEYLQLAHPGPLRLLPDDPMQALDVRFLDRYFDLHIMTPVQHAVGAALTGDPVKTREGRAFAGEKLDLAYAWLEKHLAGRTWAAGDHFSLADCAAAPALFYADWTQPIPATLPLLRAYRARLLARPSFARAVEEARPYRHLFPLGAPQRD; encoded by the coding sequence GTGTCGCTGATACTCTACGGCCACCCCTTTTCCTCGTACACGCAGAAGGTGCTCATCGCGCTGTACGAGAACGCCATCCCGTTCTCCTTCCGCTGCCTGGCGCCGGACATGCCGCAGCACCTGCAGCAATGGCTGGAACGCTGGCCGCTGCGCAAGTTTCCGCTGCTGGTGGACGGCGAGCGCAACGTCGCCGAGACCAGCATCATCATCGAATACCTGCAACTGGCCCATCCCGGCCCGCTGCGCCTGCTGCCGGACGATCCGATGCAGGCGCTGGACGTGCGTTTTCTCGACCGCTATTTCGACCTGCACATCATGACACCCGTGCAGCATGCCGTCGGCGCCGCCCTGACCGGCGACCCGGTGAAGACAAGGGAAGGCCGTGCATTTGCCGGCGAAAAGCTGGACCTCGCCTACGCCTGGCTGGAAAAGCACCTGGCCGGCAGAACGTGGGCAGCCGGCGACCACTTCAGCCTGGCCGACTGCGCCGCCGCCCCCGCGCTGTTCTATGCGGATTGGACCCAGCCGATTCCCGCAACGCTGCCCCTGCTGCGCGCCTACCGCGCGCGCCTGCTGGCCCGCCCATCGTTCGCCCGCGCGGTGGAAGAGGCGCGCCCATACCGCCACCTCTTCCCCCTGGGCGCACCGCAGCGCGACTGA
- a CDS encoding phosphoribosyltransferase — MTTPQSNDQHLWVNWEEYHRLIERLALKVYESGWKFDQVLCLARGGVRPGDVFSRIFDLPLAILSTSSYREDAGTVRGDLDIAKYMTMTKGPLAGRILLVDDLADSGVTLDKVTRHLKENFPDVTEVKSAVIWLKGCSVVRPDYFLDELPHNPWIHQPFEDYDGLRPHQLAAWIKKGEAGK; from the coding sequence ATGACTACCCCACAATCGAACGATCAACATCTCTGGGTCAACTGGGAAGAATACCACCGCCTGATCGAGCGCCTGGCGCTCAAGGTCTACGAATCGGGCTGGAAATTCGACCAGGTATTGTGCCTGGCGCGCGGCGGCGTGCGTCCCGGCGACGTGTTCTCGCGCATTTTTGATTTGCCGTTGGCCATCCTGTCGACCAGCTCCTACCGCGAAGACGCGGGCACGGTGCGCGGCGATCTCGATATCGCCAAGTACATGACGATGACCAAGGGCCCGCTGGCTGGCCGCATCCTGCTGGTCGACGACCTGGCCGATTCGGGCGTCACCCTGGACAAGGTCACGCGTCACCTGAAGGAAAACTTCCCTGACGTGACCGAAGTCAAATCGGCCGTGATCTGGCTGAAAGGCTGCTCCGTCGTGCGTCCCGACTACTTCCTCGATGAACTGCCGCACAATCCGTGGATCCACCAGCCGTTCGAAGACTACGACGGCCTGCGTCCGCACCAGCTGGCGGCGTGGATCAAGAAGGGCGAAGCAGGCAAGTAA
- a CDS encoding flavin reductase family protein, with protein sequence MADNIHFYEPAQGHGLPHDPFNAIVGPRPIGWIASRSGEGVLNLAPYSFFNAFNYHPPLIGFSSIGRKDTLRNIEQTGEFVWNLATRPLAEAMNASCAPAPPEVDEFALAGLTPAASRLVNVPRVAESPVSFECRRTQIIELQGVNGAGVGSWLVLGEVVGVHIARHLLTDGVYDTAAAAPILRGGGPADYFEIGPDSLFHMRRPSYP encoded by the coding sequence GTGGCCGACAACATTCACTTTTATGAACCTGCACAGGGCCACGGCCTGCCGCATGATCCCTTCAACGCCATCGTGGGGCCGCGGCCCATCGGCTGGATCGCTTCGCGCAGCGGCGAGGGCGTGCTCAACCTGGCGCCGTACAGCTTTTTCAATGCCTTCAATTACCACCCGCCGCTGATCGGTTTTTCCAGCATCGGCCGCAAGGATACCTTGCGCAATATCGAGCAGACGGGCGAATTCGTGTGGAACCTGGCAACCCGTCCGCTGGCCGAGGCGATGAATGCCAGCTGCGCGCCGGCGCCGCCCGAGGTCGATGAATTCGCGCTGGCCGGCCTGACGCCGGCCGCCTCGCGCCTCGTGAATGTACCGCGCGTGGCCGAAAGCCCTGTGTCCTTTGAATGCCGGCGCACGCAGATCATCGAGCTGCAGGGCGTCAATGGCGCTGGTGTCGGCAGCTGGCTGGTGCTGGGGGAAGTGGTGGGCGTACATATCGCGCGCCACCTGCTGACCGATGGCGTGTACGACACCGCGGCAGCGGCGCCGATATTGCGCGGCGGCGGTCCGGCCGATTATTTCGAGATTGGACCGGACAGCTTGTTCCACATGCGCCGGCCCAGCTATCCCTGA
- a CDS encoding AI-2E family transporter, with product MHTLTLHQKVFLLLLSIVTIGFGWILAPYAGAIFWGVVLAILFAPVYRWLLLKTKGRAGLASLLTLLLIIVIVILPLSLISVSLVNQAASVVEMVRSGEITVAMFFNKIMAVLPQWLINLLDRFNLTSLASLQDKLAEGATQVSQVVAVKAINVGLYTFEFLTSLCIMLYLLFFLMRDGSSLSARIKGAVPLSRKYKQRLFTNFTTVIRATVKGNILVAIAQGALGGLAFWFLDVPAPLLWAVLMAFLSLLPAVGAALVWAPVAVYFLATGAIWQGAGLAAFGVFVIGLVDNVLRPILVGKDTKMPDYVVLLSTVGGMALFGLNGFVIGPVVAALFIASWDLFVSASEFQAED from the coding sequence ATGCATACTCTCACGCTGCACCAGAAAGTGTTCTTGCTCCTCCTGAGCATCGTCACCATCGGCTTCGGCTGGATACTGGCGCCGTATGCGGGCGCCATCTTCTGGGGCGTCGTCCTGGCGATCCTGTTCGCGCCCGTGTACCGCTGGCTGCTGCTGAAAACGAAGGGCCGCGCAGGCCTGGCGTCGCTGCTGACCTTGCTGCTGATCATCGTCATCGTGATCCTGCCGCTGTCGCTCATTTCCGTGTCGCTGGTGAATCAGGCGGCCAGCGTCGTGGAAATGGTACGTTCGGGTGAAATCACGGTCGCCATGTTCTTCAATAAAATCATGGCCGTGCTGCCGCAATGGCTGATCAATTTGCTCGACCGCTTCAACCTGACCAGCCTGGCCAGCCTGCAGGACAAGCTGGCCGAGGGCGCCACGCAGGTGAGCCAGGTGGTGGCCGTGAAAGCCATCAATGTGGGGCTGTACACGTTTGAATTCCTCACCAGCCTGTGCATCATGCTATACCTGCTGTTTTTCCTCATGCGCGATGGCTCCTCCCTGTCAGCCCGTATCAAGGGCGCCGTGCCGCTGAGCCGAAAATACAAGCAGCGCCTGTTCACCAATTTCACCACGGTGATCCGCGCCACGGTGAAAGGCAACATCCTCGTGGCGATCGCCCAGGGCGCCCTCGGCGGCCTGGCGTTCTGGTTCCTGGACGTGCCCGCGCCCCTGCTGTGGGCCGTGCTGATGGCCTTCCTGTCGCTGCTGCCGGCCGTCGGCGCCGCCCTCGTCTGGGCGCCCGTGGCCGTCTACTTCCTGGCCACGGGCGCCATCTGGCAAGGCGCAGGCCTGGCCGCCTTCGGCGTCTTCGTCATCGGCCTGGTCGACAACGTGCTGCGCCCCATCCTGGTCGGCAAGGACACCAAGATGCCCGACTACGTGGTGCTGCTGTCGACCGTGGGCGGCATGGCCCTGTTTGGCCTGAACGGCTTCGTCATCGGCCCCGTGGTGGCGGCCCTGTTCATCGCCTCGTGGGATCTGTTCGTCTCGGCCAGCGAATTCCAGGCCGAGGATTGA
- a CDS encoding Dyp-type peroxidase, which yields MADSTIDYDDVQGTILRGYRVNLARHFIFSITDAAQARRTIAALLDGSDGLPSITTARHIHPKPPCFLNLSFTAPGLSALGVAATDLTTFDQAFQRGAADPASVTAVGDVGDSAPEHWLGNLGPATQHGQVHALLSLWVSESTEVLQATSATLRRAFAAGWRELYAHDGVALPDNRVHFGYRDSIAQPDVDGAPQRKREHAPDPLNSVKTGEFLLGYPNENGGTYQVQPPQLSTNGSYAAFRILEQDVPLFDSILSQGAASSGLTTEMVAAKMCGRWRNGNPLVLRPDEAGPVLPDASLNRFHYVDGQPELDDTLGLKCPIGAHIRRNNPRDEAVVGAPSRHHRIVRRAMPYGSEYDPAAPIAEQRGLVGYFINASLRNQFEFLMKQWNNDDAFVKSAVGPAGPKAGDATFNISGQDVFLGINDPTVSSFTLPGVGAKGSGNTELQHFSRSVITRGGVYCFFPSITGLRYLANLG from the coding sequence ATGGCCGATTCCACCATCGATTACGACGACGTGCAAGGCACGATCCTGCGCGGCTACCGCGTCAACCTGGCGCGCCATTTCATCTTCAGCATCACGGATGCGGCGCAGGCACGGCGCACCATCGCGGCCCTGCTCGACGGCAGCGACGGCTTGCCGTCCATTACCACCGCGCGGCACATCCACCCCAAGCCCCCCTGCTTCCTGAACCTCAGCTTTACCGCTCCCGGCCTGTCGGCGCTGGGCGTTGCAGCGACCGACCTGACCACCTTTGACCAGGCATTTCAACGGGGCGCGGCCGATCCGGCCAGCGTCACTGCCGTGGGCGACGTGGGCGACAGCGCCCCCGAACACTGGCTCGGCAACCTGGGGCCGGCTACCCAGCATGGCCAGGTGCATGCGCTGCTGAGCCTGTGGGTCAGCGAATCGACGGAAGTGCTACAGGCGACCTCGGCCACACTACGCCGCGCCTTTGCTGCGGGCTGGCGCGAACTGTATGCGCACGACGGCGTGGCCCTGCCAGACAACCGCGTGCATTTCGGCTACCGCGACAGCATCGCCCAGCCCGACGTCGATGGCGCCCCGCAGCGCAAGCGCGAACACGCCCCTGACCCGCTCAACAGCGTGAAGACGGGGGAATTCCTGCTCGGCTATCCGAATGAAAACGGCGGCACCTACCAGGTGCAGCCGCCGCAGCTATCCACCAATGGCAGTTATGCCGCCTTCCGCATCCTGGAGCAGGACGTGCCCCTGTTCGACAGCATCCTGAGCCAGGGCGCGGCCAGTTCCGGACTCACGACAGAAATGGTGGCCGCCAAGATGTGCGGGCGCTGGCGCAACGGCAATCCGCTCGTGCTCAGGCCGGACGAGGCCGGGCCGGTGCTGCCGGACGCCAGCCTGAACCGCTTTCACTATGTCGATGGGCAGCCGGAACTCGATGACACGCTGGGCCTGAAATGCCCGATCGGCGCGCACATCCGGCGCAACAATCCGCGCGACGAAGCCGTCGTGGGTGCCCCCTCTCGCCACCACCGCATCGTGCGGCGCGCCATGCCCTACGGCAGCGAATATGATCCGGCAGCGCCCATCGCAGAGCAGCGCGGCCTGGTCGGCTATTTCATCAATGCCAGCTTGCGCAATCAGTTCGAATTCCTGATGAAGCAATGGAACAATGACGATGCCTTCGTCAAATCGGCCGTCGGCCCGGCCGGTCCCAAGGCGGGCGATGCCACGTTCAACATCAGCGGCCAGGACGTATTCCTGGGCATCAACGACCCGACCGTCAGTTCCTTCACCTTGCCCGGCGTGGGCGCGAAGGGAAGCGGCAATACCGAACTGCAGCATTTCTCGCGCAGCGTCATCACGCGTGGCGGCGTGTATTGCTTTTTCCCCAGCATCACGGGATTGCGCTACCTGGCGAACCTCGGCTAG
- a CDS encoding WD40 repeat domain-containing protein, with protein sequence MRRVPPGTPVTATRKPLKLGCSYGVQFSPDGTRLAVLGRDLVLWDVAARQKLWRGKFIAHMSGMAFSPDGSRLAIKSTTGQIAVVDADAGQLLFNFQNKKDGEGCGPAWSPCGRYLVDGAWDGRLRVRDAQTGEALFTQAHPGEMLRGMWAIDGGRRLLLLHGVKSVEEGQVQPPDYGSVWDWPLQAGAGRVVLSLPKLASCAPSPDGEHLAVLHYVDGQESLSVHALDDGRRLATVAVEAGGGTGGALRWLPDGSALGRIGKGKLLFYAWPGLGVLAEHAVAYPCALDFLPGTPLAAIGSWEAGMLMDLNLHKETA encoded by the coding sequence TTGCGTCGTGTACCGCCTGGCACGCCCGTGACGGCGACGCGCAAGCCCTTGAAGCTGGGCTGTAGCTACGGCGTGCAGTTTTCACCCGATGGCACGCGCCTGGCCGTGCTGGGGCGCGACCTGGTGCTGTGGGACGTGGCGGCACGACAGAAACTGTGGCGCGGCAAATTCATCGCGCACATGTCGGGCATGGCCTTCTCGCCCGACGGCAGCCGGCTGGCCATCAAGAGCACGACGGGCCAGATTGCCGTGGTGGATGCCGATGCGGGACAATTGCTGTTCAATTTCCAGAACAAGAAGGATGGCGAAGGCTGCGGCCCCGCGTGGTCGCCGTGCGGCAGGTATCTGGTCGATGGCGCCTGGGATGGCCGCCTGCGGGTGCGCGACGCGCAGACGGGCGAGGCGCTCTTCACGCAGGCGCACCCGGGCGAGATGCTGCGCGGCATGTGGGCTATCGATGGCGGTCGGCGTTTGCTGCTCCTGCATGGCGTCAAATCGGTGGAGGAAGGGCAAGTGCAGCCGCCCGACTATGGCAGCGTGTGGGACTGGCCGCTGCAGGCGGGCGCCGGCCGCGTGGTGCTGTCGCTGCCGAAGCTGGCGTCGTGCGCGCCGTCGCCCGATGGCGAGCATCTGGCAGTGCTGCATTACGTTGACGGCCAAGAGTCTCTGTCCGTGCATGCGCTGGACGATGGCCGCCGGCTGGCCACGGTGGCCGTGGAGGCGGGCGGCGGCACGGGCGGCGCCTTGCGCTGGCTGCCCGACGGCAGCGCGCTGGGACGCATCGGCAAGGGCAAGCTGCTGTTCTACGCCTGGCCGGGACTCGGCGTGCTTGCCGAACACGCCGTTGCCTATCCCTGCGCGCTGGACTTCTTGCCTGGCACGCCACTGGCCGCCATCGGTTCCTGGGAAGCTGGCATGCTGATGGATCTGAACCTTCACAAGGAAACCGCATGA